The proteins below come from a single Azospirillum thiophilum genomic window:
- a CDS encoding DUF3369 domain-containing protein, giving the protein MTNANPTEPQTDPPSPEEGDGDENLVFLDDSDPAGTDPVDGEAGGCGGGGHGPPGNRWTMLIVDDEPEVHSITKLVLSDFTYKGRKARFLSAHSAAEARRILARESDIALILLDVVMETEDAGLRLVHHIREELQNRNVRIILRTGQPGQAPERAVILDYDINDYKAKTQLTAQQLFTTTVAALRSYEDIVTIDANRRGLEKIIEASSSLFRTRSMKLFAAGVLTQLSGLLGVGPDAILCVQRGPHPRTGTAVSCDGLYVLAGSGRFEALINEPAAGHVDPAVLDAVGACLEKRAHHYAGDHCTLYIRTPNDRETVVYLRSGRPLSDLDRRLIEVFCGKISVGFENLHHYEQLYRAQQGTLAALADLAERGRGALTADVLADGQADAADSGAAAGDPAGGRFSRSLRIAALTERIARRLHADGRFPESLDESTLEIIGLAAILHDIGNAVINPDILAKPGPLDPAERRAMQAHTVAGAALLDQASHLTDGPTHLHLGAAVARWHHENWDGTGYPDGRTGAAIPLCARIVAVADAYDAMTRDRPYRAAMRHEEAVAEIRRLAGLRFDPAVADAFLAVAPEIGAVGPDSGLSAA; this is encoded by the coding sequence ATGACAAACGCCAACCCGACCGAGCCGCAAACCGACCCCCCTTCGCCCGAGGAGGGTGACGGGGACGAAAATCTCGTTTTCCTGGACGATAGCGATCCGGCGGGCACCGATCCCGTGGACGGCGAAGCCGGCGGCTGTGGCGGAGGCGGGCACGGGCCGCCCGGCAACCGCTGGACCATGCTGATCGTCGACGACGAGCCGGAGGTGCACTCCATCACCAAGCTCGTCCTGTCCGACTTCACCTACAAGGGGCGCAAGGCGCGCTTCCTGTCCGCCCATTCCGCCGCGGAGGCGAGGCGGATTCTGGCGCGGGAGAGCGACATCGCGCTGATCCTGCTGGACGTGGTGATGGAGACCGAGGATGCCGGCCTGCGGCTGGTCCACCATATCCGGGAAGAGCTGCAGAACCGCAATGTCCGGATCATCCTGCGCACCGGCCAGCCGGGACAGGCGCCGGAACGGGCGGTGATCCTCGATTACGACATCAACGACTACAAGGCGAAGACCCAGCTGACCGCGCAGCAGCTCTTCACCACCACCGTCGCGGCGTTGCGGTCCTACGAGGACATCGTGACGATCGACGCCAACCGGCGCGGGCTGGAAAAGATCATCGAGGCGTCGTCGTCGCTGTTCCGCACCCGGTCGATGAAGCTGTTCGCCGCCGGCGTCCTGACCCAACTGTCGGGGCTGCTGGGGGTCGGGCCGGATGCGATCCTGTGCGTGCAGCGCGGCCCGCATCCCCGGACCGGCACGGCCGTCAGCTGTGACGGGCTGTATGTGCTGGCCGGGTCCGGCCGGTTCGAGGCGCTGATCAACGAACCCGCGGCCGGCCATGTCGACCCGGCGGTGCTGGACGCGGTGGGCGCCTGCCTGGAAAAGCGGGCGCATCATTATGCCGGCGACCACTGCACGCTCTATATCCGCACGCCGAACGACCGCGAGACGGTGGTCTATCTGCGCTCCGGCCGGCCTCTGTCCGACCTGGACCGCCGGCTGATCGAGGTGTTCTGCGGCAAGATCTCCGTCGGCTTCGAAAACCTGCATCATTACGAGCAGCTCTACCGGGCACAGCAGGGCACACTGGCGGCTCTGGCCGATCTGGCCGAACGCGGCCGTGGCGCCCTGACGGCGGACGTCCTGGCGGATGGGCAGGCGGATGCGGCGGACAGCGGGGCGGCAGCGGGCGATCCCGCCGGCGGCCGGTTCAGCCGGTCGCTGCGCATCGCCGCCCTGACGGAACGCATCGCGCGCCGGTTGCACGCCGATGGGCGGTTCCCCGAGTCGCTCGACGAGTCCACGCTGGAGATCATCGGGCTGGCCGCCATCCTGCACGATATCGGCAACGCTGTGATCAACCCGGACATCCTGGCCAAACCCGGCCCGCTCGATCCGGCGGAGCGCCGCGCCATGCAGGCCCACACGGTCGCCGGCGCAGCCCTGCTGGATCAGGCAAGCCATCTGACCGACGGTCCGACCCACCTGCATCTGGGGGCCGCCGTGGCACGCTGGCATCATGAGAATTGGGACGGAACCGGCTATCCCGACGGCCGCACCGGCGCGGCGATCCCGCTGTGCGCCCGCATCGTCGCGGTCGCGGACGCCTACGACGCCATGACGCGTGACCGCCCCTATCGGGCGGCGATGCGGCATGAGGAGGCGGTGGCGGAAATCCGGCGGCTGGCCGGCTTGCGCTTCGACCCGGCGGTGGCAGACGCCTTCCTGGCGGTGGCGCCGGAGATCGGCGCGGTCGGCCCGGACTCTGGGTTGAGCGCAGCCTGA
- a CDS encoding response regulator has protein sequence MDDDRSIVEGLEILLDGWGYEVMTALSAAALEQQLGGLTRAPNLIIADHYLPGGRTGRDVVELVRTATGQAVPAIILTGDSTPERRDEAELLGCQLLLKPVQVGPLRDAVEALSSR, from the coding sequence GTGGACGACGACCGTTCGATCGTGGAAGGGTTGGAAATCCTTCTGGATGGCTGGGGGTACGAGGTGATGACCGCGCTGAGCGCCGCCGCTTTGGAACAGCAGTTGGGCGGCCTGACCCGGGCACCGAACCTGATCATCGCCGATCATTATCTGCCGGGCGGCCGGACCGGCCGCGACGTGGTGGAACTGGTGCGCACGGCGACCGGGCAGGCGGTCCCGGCCATCATCCTGACCGGCGACAGCACTCCGGAACGGCGGGACGAGGCCGAACTGCTGGGCTGCCAGCTGCTGTTGAAGCCGGTCCAGGTCGGCCCGCTGCGCGATGCGGTCGAAGCCCTGAGCAGCCGTTGA
- the pheT gene encoding phenylalanine--tRNA ligase subunit beta: MKFTLSWLKDHLETDASLDQITEKLTALGLEVEGVLDRSKELAPFRVAHVVSAEKHPDADKLRVLMVDTGAGTLQVVCGAPNARAGMKGVFAPEGTYVPGSDITLKKGVIRGVESNGMMCSKRELKLSDEHEGIIELPDDAPVGAGFADYAGLNDPVIDINLTPDRADCAGVRGIARDLAAAGMGTLKPLVEGHLNAAPVEGRFASPIGVTIEAPEACPLFVGRYVRGVKNGPSPKWLQDKLVSIGLRPISALVDITNYLTFDAARPLHVFDADTVTGNITVRMGREGETLAALNGKEYALDGAMTVVADDARAEALAGIVGGEPTGCTEATVNVFVEAALFDPVRTAQTGRRLGIDSDARYRFERGVDPAAVFTGMERATRLILDLCGGEPSELVVAGAEPNWKRSLSLRPGRVAALGGVELPRDRQVRILMDLGFTVEREDEEGRLVVGVPSWRADVHGEADLVEEVLRVHGFDAIPATPLPRETVLTRPALTLKQRRVALAKRTLAGRGLSEAVTWSFLAGPVAALFGGIVPGLQLVNPISSDLDVMRPSILPNLIQAAGRNADRGHADVRLFEVGAAFRTPAPDGQDTVAAGIRAGAAVPRHWAEKARAVDVFDAKADALAVLDSAGAPTANLQVTADAPGWYHPGRSGVLRLGPTVIARFGEIHPSVLEALGVKGPVVGFEVMLDAVPLPKKKGGTAKPMVQLSPFQPVERDFAFVVDRKVEADRILRAAKGADKALIKDVAVFDIYEGPGVGEGRKSIAVSVTYQPTTATLTEEAIEATGQKIVASVIKATGGTLRS, from the coding sequence ATGAAGTTCACGCTGTCCTGGCTGAAGGACCATCTGGAAACCGACGCCTCGCTCGACCAGATCACGGAAAAGCTGACCGCTCTCGGGCTGGAGGTGGAAGGCGTCCTCGACCGCTCGAAGGAGCTGGCGCCCTTCCGCGTCGCCCATGTCGTGTCGGCAGAAAAGCACCCGGACGCCGACAAGCTGCGCGTGCTGATGGTCGATACCGGCGCCGGCACCCTGCAGGTGGTCTGCGGCGCCCCGAATGCGCGCGCCGGCATGAAGGGTGTCTTCGCGCCGGAAGGGACCTATGTCCCGGGATCCGACATCACGCTGAAGAAGGGCGTCATCCGTGGTGTCGAGTCGAACGGCATGATGTGCTCCAAGCGCGAGCTGAAGCTGTCGGACGAGCATGAAGGCATCATCGAGCTGCCGGACGACGCTCCCGTGGGCGCCGGCTTCGCCGACTATGCCGGGCTGAACGATCCGGTCATCGACATCAACCTCACGCCCGACCGCGCCGACTGCGCCGGGGTGCGCGGCATCGCCCGCGACCTTGCCGCGGCCGGCATGGGGACGCTGAAGCCGTTGGTCGAGGGGCATCTGAACGCCGCGCCGGTGGAGGGCCGCTTCGCCAGCCCGATCGGCGTGACGATCGAGGCTCCGGAGGCCTGCCCGCTGTTCGTCGGCCGCTATGTTCGCGGCGTGAAGAACGGCCCGTCGCCGAAGTGGCTGCAGGACAAGCTGGTGTCGATCGGCCTGCGCCCGATCTCGGCGCTGGTCGACATCACCAACTACCTGACCTTCGACGCCGCCCGTCCGCTGCACGTCTTCGATGCCGACACGGTGACGGGCAACATCACCGTCCGCATGGGCCGCGAGGGCGAGACGCTGGCGGCGCTGAACGGCAAGGAATACGCGCTGGACGGCGCGATGACCGTGGTGGCCGACGACGCCCGGGCGGAGGCGCTGGCCGGCATCGTCGGCGGCGAGCCGACCGGTTGCACCGAGGCGACCGTCAACGTCTTCGTCGAGGCCGCGCTGTTCGACCCGGTGCGCACCGCCCAGACCGGCCGCCGGCTGGGCATCGACTCCGATGCCCGCTATCGCTTCGAGCGCGGCGTCGATCCGGCCGCGGTCTTCACCGGCATGGAGCGCGCCACCCGCCTGATCCTCGATCTCTGCGGCGGCGAGCCGTCGGAGCTGGTGGTCGCCGGGGCCGAGCCAAACTGGAAGCGCAGCCTGAGCCTGCGTCCGGGCCGGGTCGCGGCGCTGGGCGGCGTCGAGCTGCCGCGCGACCGTCAGGTGCGGATCCTGATGGACCTCGGCTTCACGGTGGAGCGCGAGGACGAGGAGGGCCGGCTGGTCGTCGGCGTTCCGTCCTGGCGGGCCGACGTCCATGGCGAGGCCGATCTGGTCGAGGAGGTGCTGCGCGTCCACGGCTTCGATGCCATTCCGGCGACGCCGCTGCCGCGCGAGACGGTGCTGACCCGTCCGGCCCTGACGCTGAAGCAGCGCCGCGTGGCGCTGGCCAAGCGCACGCTGGCCGGCCGCGGCCTGTCGGAAGCCGTCACCTGGTCCTTCCTGGCCGGCCCGGTCGCCGCGCTGTTCGGCGGAATCGTGCCCGGCCTGCAACTGGTCAACCCGATCAGCAGCGACCTGGACGTCATGCGCCCGTCCATCCTGCCGAACCTGATCCAGGCCGCCGGCCGCAATGCCGACCGCGGCCATGCCGATGTCCGCCTGTTCGAGGTCGGGGCTGCCTTCCGCACTCCGGCGCCCGACGGGCAGGATACGGTCGCCGCCGGCATCCGCGCCGGTGCTGCGGTGCCGCGCCATTGGGCGGAGAAGGCGCGCGCCGTCGACGTGTTCGACGCCAAGGCCGATGCCCTCGCGGTGCTGGATTCGGCCGGCGCCCCGACCGCCAACCTCCAGGTCACCGCCGACGCGCCGGGCTGGTACCATCCCGGCCGGTCCGGGGTGCTGCGGCTCGGCCCGACGGTGATTGCGCGCTTCGGCGAAATCCACCCGTCGGTGCTGGAGGCGCTGGGCGTCAAGGGCCCCGTCGTCGGGTTCGAGGTGATGCTGGACGCCGTGCCGCTGCCCAAGAAGAAGGGTGGCACCGCCAAGCCGATGGTCCAGCTCTCCCCCTTCCAGCCGGTGGAGCGCGATTTCGCCTTCGTCGTCGACCGCAAGGTGGAGGCCGACCGGATTCTCCGGGCGGCGAAGGGGGCCGACAAGGCACTGATCAAGGATGTCGCGGTTTTCGACATCTATGAAGGGCCGGGCGTCGGCGAGGGGCGCAAGTCGATCGCCGTGTCCGTCACCTACCAGCCGACGACAGCAACCTTGACCGAAGAGGCGATCGAGGCCACCGGGCAAAAAATCGTCGCATCGGTGATCAAGGCGACCGGTGGAACTCTTCGTTCGTAA
- the pheS gene encoding phenylalanine--tRNA ligase subunit alpha, whose product MLDALKDELLSQVNAAADLSALDEVRVSALGKKGRITGFMKELGNLTPEERKERGQALNALKDEIAAAIDARKADLAAAHLKARLEAERVDVTLPVRTETEGRIHPISQTMDEMVAIFAEMGFSVAEGPDIEDDFHNFTALNFPPGHPARDMHDTFYLPDSDEKKMLLRTHTSPVQVRTMLNSKPPIRIIAPGRTYRSDYDMTHTPMFHQIEGLVIDEATNMGHLKGCLVEFCRAFFDVDDLPLRFRPSFFPFTEPSAEVDIGCSRKGGELKLGNYGDWLEILGCGMVHPNVLEACGIDSTRYQGFAFGMGVERVAMLKYGIPDLRTFFDADLRWLKHYGFSALDIPNIAHGLTR is encoded by the coding sequence ATGCTCGACGCGCTGAAAGACGAACTTCTGTCGCAGGTCAACGCCGCCGCCGACCTCTCGGCGCTGGACGAGGTGCGGGTCTCCGCGCTCGGCAAGAAGGGGCGCATCACCGGCTTCATGAAGGAGCTGGGCAATCTCACGCCCGAGGAGCGCAAGGAGCGCGGCCAGGCGCTGAACGCGCTGAAGGACGAGATCGCCGCCGCCATCGACGCGCGCAAGGCCGACCTCGCCGCCGCCCACCTGAAGGCGCGGCTGGAGGCCGAGCGGGTCGACGTCACCCTGCCGGTCCGCACCGAGACCGAGGGGCGCATCCATCCCATCAGCCAGACGATGGACGAGATGGTCGCCATCTTCGCCGAGATGGGATTCTCGGTCGCCGAAGGGCCGGACATCGAGGATGATTTCCACAACTTCACCGCCCTGAACTTCCCGCCCGGCCACCCGGCGCGCGACATGCACGACACCTTCTATCTGCCCGACTCGGATGAGAAGAAGATGCTGCTGCGCACCCACACCAGCCCGGTGCAGGTCCGCACCATGCTGAACAGCAAGCCGCCGATCCGCATCATCGCGCCGGGGCGGACCTACCGCTCCGACTACGACATGACCCACACCCCGATGTTCCACCAGATCGAGGGGCTGGTCATCGACGAGGCGACCAACATGGGGCACCTGAAGGGCTGCCTCGTGGAGTTCTGCCGCGCCTTCTTCGATGTGGACGACCTGCCGCTGCGCTTCCGCCCCAGCTTCTTCCCCTTCACCGAACCGTCGGCGGAGGTCGATATCGGCTGCTCGCGCAAGGGCGGCGAGCTGAAGCTGGGCAACTATGGCGACTGGCTGGAGATCCTCGGCTGCGGCATGGTCCATCCCAACGTGCTGGAAGCCTGCGGCATCGACAGCACCCGCTACCAGGGCTTCGCCTTCGGCATGGGGGTGGAGCGCGTCGCCATGCTGAAATACGGCATCCCCGACCTGCGCACCTTCTTCGACGCCGATTTGCGCTGGCTGAAGCATTACGGCTTCTCGGCCCTCGACATTCCCAACATCGCCCACGGCCTGACGCGCTGA
- the rplT gene encoding 50S ribosomal protein L20: MARVKRGVTTHARHRKILKLAKGYRGRNSKNFRIAIEKVEKALRYAYRDRRNKKRDFRGLWIQRINAGVRQYGLTYSRFINGIKMAGIEIDRKVLSDLAAREPEAFKTLVDKAQAALASKAAA, translated from the coding sequence ATGGCTCGTGTTAAGCGCGGCGTCACGACGCACGCCCGTCACCGCAAGATCCTGAAGCTCGCCAAGGGCTACCGGGGTCGCAATTCCAAGAATTTCCGCATTGCGATCGAGAAGGTCGAGAAGGCGCTTCGTTACGCCTACCGCGACCGCCGCAATAAGAAGCGCGATTTCCGCGGCCTGTGGATCCAGCGCATCAACGCCGGCGTCCGTCAGTACGGCCTGACCTACTCGCGCTTCATCAACGGCATCAAGATGGCCGGCATCGAGATCGACCGCAAGGTCCTGTCCGATCTGGCCGCGCGCGAGCCGGAGGCCTTCAAGACCCTGGTGGACAAGGCCCAGGCCGCGCTCGCCTCCAAGGCCGCCGCGTAA
- the rpmI gene encoding 50S ribosomal protein L35, whose protein sequence is MPKLKTKSGAKKRFKVTATGKVRAQAAYKRHCLEQKSPNMKRNARGMMTLCDSNARTVLKNWLRNA, encoded by the coding sequence ATGCCCAAGCTGAAGACGAAGAGCGGCGCCAAGAAGCGCTTCAAGGTGACCGCCACGGGTAAGGTCCGCGCTCAGGCCGCCTACAAGCGCCACTGCCTGGAACAGAAGTCCCCGAACATGAAGCGCAACGCGCGCGGCATGATGACCCTGTGCGACTCCAACGCCCGCACGGTGCTGAAGAACTGGCTGCGCAACGCCTGA
- a CDS encoding class I SAM-dependent methyltransferase, whose protein sequence is MSDRIPDPQKPASGAEGNWFGFTPVDPSAKSGLVRAVFDSVATNYDLMNDLMSGGIHRLWKDALMEMVAPRPDMTLLDVAGGTGDIAFRFLKKGGGAAVVCDITEAMVRVGRDRAVDRNILSGVQWTVGDAERLPIAPRSVDAYTIAFGLRNVTRIDEAIREAHRVLKPGGKFYCLEFSHVVLPVLRELYDVYSFQVLPFMGRMVAKDEASYRYLAESIRRFPPQADLARRIEAAGFGAVRVRNLSGGIAAIHSGWRI, encoded by the coding sequence ATGAGCGACCGCATCCCCGACCCGCAAAAGCCCGCGTCCGGTGCCGAAGGCAACTGGTTCGGCTTCACCCCCGTCGATCCGTCCGCCAAGTCCGGGCTGGTCCGCGCCGTCTTCGACAGCGTGGCGACCAACTACGACCTGATGAACGACCTGATGTCGGGCGGCATCCATCGGCTGTGGAAGGACGCGCTGATGGAGATGGTGGCGCCCAGGCCGGACATGACCCTGCTGGACGTGGCCGGCGGCACCGGCGACATTGCCTTCCGCTTCCTCAAGAAGGGCGGCGGGGCTGCGGTGGTCTGCGACATCACCGAGGCGATGGTCCGCGTCGGGCGCGACCGCGCCGTCGACCGCAACATCCTCTCCGGCGTGCAATGGACGGTCGGCGATGCCGAGCGGCTGCCCATCGCCCCGCGCTCGGTCGACGCCTACACCATCGCCTTCGGCCTGCGCAACGTCACCCGCATCGACGAGGCGATCAGGGAGGCCCACCGCGTCCTGAAGCCGGGCGGCAAGTTCTATTGCCTGGAGTTCAGCCACGTCGTCCTGCCGGTGCTGCGCGAGCTCTACGACGTCTATTCCTTCCAGGTGCTGCCCTTCATGGGGCGCATGGTGGCGAAGGACGAGGCGAGCTACCGCTATCTGGCCGAAAGCATCCGCCGTTTCCCGCCCCAGGCCGATCTGGCCAGACGGATCGAGGCCGCCGGCTTCGGTGCGGTGCGGGTGCGCAACCTGTCGGGCGGGATCGCCGCCATCCATTCCGGCTGGCGGATTTAA
- the ubiB gene encoding 2-polyprenylphenol 6-hydroxylase has translation MFRILRNLVRMAVIGRTVARHDALPVSLLGTAPGLLWLWHRVARKDVPGREGERLARALAELGPTYIKLGQLLSTRSDLVGERMAVDLAELQDKLPPFPAHQARAIIEAEFGQPVHALFQSFDDKPVAAASIAQVHFAVTADGQEVAVKVLRPGIEAAFERDIDLFYRLAALAQWVLPRLKRLRLLEVVDTFARTSRLEMDLRMEAAAASELSDNFKEDPTFNVPKVDWERTGGRVLTLERIRGFKVDEPARISAAGFDRDEILAMASASFFNQVFRDGFFHADLHPGNLFINEQGTITAVDFGIMGRLDRETRYYLADMLIGFLSGDYRRVAIVHFEAGYVPRHQSIEIFTQACRAIGEPLQNKPLADISVGRLLAQLFAVTEQFEMETQPQLLLLQKSMLTAEGVGRLLNPNINMWELARPLIEEWMRENRGPEAQFIDDAGALLSTIRRIPALVSEAERVTRDMAEGGVRLHPQTVRQMLTGWDRRRRSDRAALWVIAALLAVIAVQML, from the coding sequence GTGTTCCGCATCCTGCGCAATCTGGTCCGGATGGCCGTGATCGGCCGGACGGTCGCCCGCCACGACGCCCTGCCCGTCAGCCTGCTCGGCACCGCCCCCGGCCTGCTCTGGCTGTGGCACCGCGTCGCCCGCAAGGACGTCCCCGGCCGCGAGGGCGAGCGGCTGGCCCGCGCGCTGGCCGAACTCGGGCCCACCTACATCAAGCTGGGACAGCTTCTCTCCACCCGCTCCGATCTGGTCGGTGAGCGGATGGCCGTCGATCTGGCGGAGCTGCAGGACAAGCTGCCGCCCTTCCCCGCCCATCAGGCCCGCGCCATCATCGAGGCGGAGTTCGGCCAGCCGGTCCACGCCCTGTTCCAGAGCTTCGACGACAAGCCGGTCGCCGCCGCCTCCATCGCCCAGGTGCATTTCGCCGTCACCGCCGACGGGCAGGAGGTGGCGGTCAAGGTGCTGCGCCCCGGCATCGAGGCGGCGTTCGAGCGCGACATCGACCTGTTCTACCGGCTGGCGGCGCTCGCCCAATGGGTGCTGCCCAGGCTGAAGCGGCTGCGGCTGCTGGAGGTGGTCGACACCTTCGCCCGCACCTCGCGGCTGGAGATGGATTTGCGGATGGAGGCGGCGGCGGCGTCGGAGCTGTCGGACAACTTCAAGGAGGATCCGACCTTCAACGTGCCGAAGGTCGATTGGGAGCGAACCGGCGGCCGGGTGCTGACGCTGGAGCGCATCCGCGGCTTCAAGGTGGACGAGCCGGCCCGCATCTCCGCCGCCGGCTTCGACCGCGACGAGATCCTGGCGATGGCGTCCGCCAGCTTCTTCAACCAGGTCTTCCGCGACGGCTTCTTCCACGCCGACCTGCATCCCGGCAACCTGTTCATCAACGAACAGGGCACCATCACCGCGGTCGATTTCGGCATCATGGGCCGGCTCGACCGCGAGACGCGCTATTATCTCGCCGACATGCTGATCGGCTTCCTGAGCGGCGACTACCGCCGGGTTGCCATCGTGCATTTCGAGGCCGGCTACGTGCCGCGCCACCAGTCGATCGAGATCTTCACCCAGGCCTGCCGCGCCATCGGCGAGCCGCTGCAGAACAAGCCGCTGGCCGACATCTCGGTCGGCCGGCTGCTGGCCCAACTGTTCGCCGTCACCGAACAGTTCGAGATGGAGACCCAGCCGCAGCTGCTGCTGCTGCAGAAGAGCATGCTGACCGCCGAGGGCGTCGGCCGGCTGCTGAACCCCAACATCAACATGTGGGAGCTGGCGCGTCCGCTGATCGAGGAGTGGATGCGCGAGAATCGCGGGCCGGAGGCGCAGTTCATCGACGACGCCGGCGCGCTGCTGTCGACGATCCGCCGCATCCCCGCCCTGGTCAGCGAGGCCGAACGCGTCACCCGCGACATGGCGGAGGGCGGCGTGCGCCTGCACCCGCAGACCGTCCGCCAGATGCTGACCGGCTGGGACCGCCGCCGCCGCTCCGACCGCGCCGCCCTGTGGGTGATCGCGGCCCTGCTGGCGGTGATCGCGGTGCAGATGCTGTAA
- a CDS encoding 2-hydroxyacid dehydrogenase — MTLLFCSASDSAEDWRREIARHLPDQEMRVWPETGDVADIEVAVVWKPPAGMLASLPNLRLVVSLGAGVEPILEDPTLPDVPLVRMVADGLTVDMAGYVVFQILYWHRLMDAYAALQAEARWEQLDHRPASGVTVGFLGMGELGVASARTLRTLDYRLVGWSRSPKSIEGVESFSGPEGLAAMLPQCDVLVCLLPLTDETRGILNAGLFAALPKGAVVINAARGGHLVESDLLDALESGHLHGASLDVFATEPLPADHPLWHHPRVRVTPHVAGVTHPSLCAGQVADAVKALREGRPLPNPVDRSRGY; from the coding sequence GTGACGCTTCTGTTCTGCTCCGCCAGCGACAGCGCCGAGGACTGGCGCCGGGAAATCGCCCGCCATCTTCCCGATCAGGAGATGCGTGTCTGGCCCGAGACCGGCGACGTCGCCGACATCGAGGTGGCGGTGGTGTGGAAGCCGCCGGCCGGCATGCTGGCGTCCCTGCCCAACCTGCGGCTGGTCGTGTCGCTGGGCGCCGGGGTGGAGCCGATCCTGGAGGATCCGACCCTGCCCGACGTGCCGCTGGTGCGCATGGTGGCGGACGGGCTGACGGTCGACATGGCCGGCTATGTGGTCTTCCAGATTCTGTACTGGCACCGGCTGATGGACGCCTATGCCGCCCTCCAGGCCGAGGCGCGCTGGGAGCAGCTGGACCATCGCCCCGCCTCCGGGGTGACGGTCGGCTTTCTGGGGATGGGCGAGCTGGGGGTGGCGTCGGCCCGCACGCTGCGGACCCTGGATTACCGCCTGGTGGGCTGGAGCCGCAGCCCCAAGAGCATCGAGGGGGTGGAGAGCTTCTCCGGTCCCGAGGGGCTGGCGGCGATGCTGCCGCAGTGCGATGTCCTGGTCTGCCTGCTGCCGCTGACCGACGAGACCCGCGGCATCCTGAATGCCGGGCTGTTCGCCGCATTGCCCAAGGGGGCGGTGGTGATCAACGCCGCGCGCGGCGGGCATCTGGTCGAATCGGACCTGCTCGACGCGCTGGAGAGCGGGCATCTGCACGGCGCCAGCCTGGACGTCTTCGCGACGGAGCCGCTGCCGGCCGACCATCCGCTCTGGCACCATCCGCGGGTCCGCGTCACCCCCCATGTCGCCGGGGTCACCCACCCGTCGCTCTGCGCCGGGCAGGTGGCCGACGCGGTGAAGGCTCTGCGCGAGGGCCGGCCGCTGCCCAATCCGGTGGACCGCAGCCGGGGCTATTGA
- a CDS encoding pseudouridine synthase has protein sequence MPRLILLNKPYGVLPQFTDDQSRPTLADLVPVKGVYAAGRLDRDSEGLLALSDDGPLIARIASPANKMPKTYWVQVEGVPTDEALEALRRGVTLKDGPTLPAEVRRMAEPDALWPRDPPVRYRAAIPTGWIALTLREGRNRQVRRMTAAVGFPTLRLIRWSIGDWTLDGLAPGQWREIPQPPATPDPGPKTPAPARRRGPVTPRRTAAPRSTPSRSRSR, from the coding sequence GTGCCGCGCCTGATCCTGCTGAACAAGCCCTATGGCGTGCTGCCGCAATTCACCGACGACCAGAGCCGCCCGACCCTGGCGGACCTGGTGCCGGTGAAGGGCGTCTATGCCGCCGGGCGGCTCGACCGCGACAGCGAGGGGCTGCTGGCGCTCAGCGACGACGGCCCGCTGATCGCCCGCATCGCCTCGCCCGCCAACAAGATGCCCAAGACCTATTGGGTGCAGGTCGAAGGCGTGCCGACCGACGAGGCGCTGGAGGCGCTGCGCCGCGGCGTCACGCTGAAGGACGGCCCCACCCTGCCGGCGGAGGTGCGGCGGATGGCGGAGCCCGACGCGCTGTGGCCGCGCGACCCGCCGGTGCGCTACCGCGCCGCCATCCCGACCGGCTGGATCGCGCTGACCCTGCGCGAGGGCCGCAACCGGCAGGTCCGCCGGATGACCGCGGCGGTCGGCTTCCCCACCCTGCGGCTGATCCGCTGGTCGATCGGCGACTGGACCCTGGACGGGCTGGCGCCGGGGCAGTGGCGGGAGATCCCCCAACCGCCCGCCACCCCCGATCCGGGGCCAAAGACCCCGGCGCCGGCCCGGCGGCGCGGCCCCGTCACGCCGCGCCGAACAGCTGCTCCTCGCTCAACACCATCACGCTCGCGGAGCCGCTGA